A region of Oceanicoccus sp. KOV_DT_Chl DNA encodes the following proteins:
- a CDS encoding cytochrome c3 family protein has translation MNKFSWFLWALLSVMLASYFSYTLFISTDKSTFLIGETSYGHYQIELACNSCHTDAFGGPEIIQQACVNCHGDELKQAHDSHPRKKFTDPREAYRLEIIDARYCVSCHTEHKPEQTHAMGVTLPDDYCFHCHAEIGNDRKSHQDLPFDSCASAGCHNFHDNRALYESFLVNNANQPWLQEIAKIAAASSAHYFSPTNKSSNPEHDAHKMQQHPEITKQWQHSAHANAQVSCTACHTENNSEVWVEQPQLSQCKVCHQQETKGFLSGKHGMRLSGTNKPKLAPISPIDSPLTFKSSAINEQHGCNSCHLSHSYNTQSAAVDACVRCHDDEHSKNYFSSPHGNLWSQALTGKYR, from the coding sequence ATGAATAAATTTAGCTGGTTTTTATGGGCCTTATTGAGCGTAATGCTGGCGAGTTACTTCTCCTATACCCTATTTATAAGTACCGACAAATCGACTTTTTTAATTGGTGAAACAAGCTATGGTCATTACCAAATAGAGTTAGCCTGCAATAGCTGTCATACCGACGCCTTTGGCGGTCCAGAGATCATTCAACAAGCCTGCGTCAACTGTCACGGTGACGAATTAAAACAGGCCCATGACTCACATCCTCGAAAAAAATTCACAGACCCACGAGAAGCTTACCGGCTGGAAATTATTGATGCTCGCTATTGTGTAAGTTGCCACACTGAGCATAAACCAGAACAAACTCATGCCATGGGCGTTACCCTACCGGATGATTATTGTTTTCATTGCCATGCGGAAATTGGTAACGACCGTAAAAGCCACCAAGACCTGCCCTTTGATAGCTGCGCCAGCGCAGGCTGCCATAATTTTCATGATAACCGAGCACTTTACGAAAGTTTTTTAGTTAACAATGCCAATCAACCCTGGCTGCAAGAAATTGCAAAAATAGCAGCGGCAAGTTCAGCCCACTACTTTTCCCCAACCAATAAATCCTCAAACCCTGAACACGACGCACACAAAATGCAACAACACCCGGAGATAACTAAACAATGGCAACATAGTGCACATGCAAATGCCCAAGTAAGCTGCACGGCATGTCACACAGAAAACAATTCAGAAGTATGGGTTGAGCAGCCACAGTTGTCGCAATGCAAAGTTTGTCATCAGCAAGAAACAAAAGGGTTCTTGTCAGGTAAGCACGGCATGCGTTTATCTGGAACTAATAAACCAAAACTCGCACCAATCTCACCCATAGATTCACCATTAACGTTCAAATCCTCAGCAATAAATGAGCAGCATGGGTGCAATTCTTGTCACCTATCGCACTCATATAATACACAATCTGCTGCGGTTGATGCCTGTGTGCGATGCCACGATGATGAACACAGTAAAAATTATTTCTCCTCACCTCACGGAAACCTATGGTCACAAGCGCTAACGGGGAAATACCGGTAG
- a CDS encoding NAD(P)/FAD-dependent oxidoreductase has protein sequence MTAVAIPPAESNLQSLIASDQSNTVCVIGSGPVGIRFVQELLNHHPNACIKLFGNEPFAPYNRVQLSSVLAGDIDRENISFHLPEKNQHPNFDYINCTIKSIDKVAHSITDALGTVYYYDKLILATGSRPFIPNIPGIQQQGVYTFRNLKDTDALYARLSSAKHIVIVGGGLLGIEAARALRRLNTRITLIHQGSRLMNRQLDDEAAGQLALKLQQSGIAIIVESGVRVVHGFNRVEGVTTRNGDRLDCDTVLFCTGVSCNTQLLLMPVLKQHKVLL, from the coding sequence ATGACTGCAGTGGCTATCCCGCCCGCTGAATCTAATCTACAATCTCTTATCGCTAGCGATCAATCCAATACCGTCTGTGTCATTGGTAGCGGTCCGGTCGGCATCCGCTTTGTTCAAGAATTGTTGAATCACCATCCCAATGCCTGCATCAAACTGTTTGGCAACGAACCTTTCGCACCTTATAACCGCGTACAACTTTCCTCTGTACTGGCAGGTGATATTGATCGTGAGAATATTAGCTTTCACTTGCCAGAAAAAAATCAACACCCTAATTTTGACTACATTAACTGCACCATTAAAAGTATCGACAAAGTCGCTCACTCTATTACCGATGCCTTGGGCACAGTTTATTACTATGACAAATTAATACTTGCGACTGGCTCACGGCCATTCATCCCCAATATTCCAGGCATTCAACAACAAGGGGTCTACACCTTTCGCAACCTTAAAGATACCGATGCACTGTATGCCAGGCTTTCCAGCGCCAAGCACATTGTCATTGTTGGTGGCGGCTTATTAGGCATTGAAGCTGCCAGAGCACTGCGACGATTAAATACCCGTATCACCTTGATCCATCAAGGTAGCCGATTAATGAATAGGCAACTTGATGATGAAGCTGCCGGGCAGCTGGCACTAAAATTACAACAAAGTGGTATTGCAATTATTGTTGAATCTGGCGTCAGGGTTGTGCACGGTTTTAACCGTGTCGAAGGCGTTACCACCCGCAATGGCGACCGACTGGATTGTGATACTGTTTTATTTTGCACCGGCGTGAGTTGCAATACGCAACTGCTGTTAATGCCGGTGTTAAAACAGCACAAGGTATTATTGTAG
- a CDS encoding ABC transporter permease produces the protein MNTITNTAESLAEDNFLVELKSITKNCLNILILPLIGIIIFLMLWSATAQKIDTSLGKFPGPAAVFSQFENLYAEHTAERKKADAFYERQHERNAKRIKADPNFQAKIRNYTGKETFFDQIITSLITVMSGFLVAAAIAIPLGIVLGLSKTLNTAINPIVQIFKPVSPLAWLPLVTMVVSAVYVSPDPLVAKSFLNSMITVTLCSLWPMVINTAVGVAAIDTDLINVSRVLRLHPLKHVQKIVLPASIPMIFTGMRLSLSIAWMVLIAAEMLAQNPGLGKFVWDEFQNGSSNSLARIMAAVIVIGFIGFLLDRCMLELQKLASWDKNSVSR, from the coding sequence ATGAATACTATAACCAATACTGCCGAGTCCTTAGCTGAAGACAATTTTTTGGTCGAGCTGAAATCGATAACAAAAAACTGCCTTAACATACTGATTCTTCCTTTAATTGGTATTATTATTTTTTTAATGCTGTGGTCGGCCACGGCACAAAAGATAGACACGTCGCTCGGTAAATTTCCTGGCCCCGCTGCAGTATTTTCACAATTTGAAAACCTGTACGCTGAACATACTGCCGAACGAAAAAAAGCTGATGCATTCTATGAGCGTCAACACGAACGTAATGCCAAACGTATTAAAGCAGACCCAAATTTCCAGGCAAAAATAAGAAACTACACAGGAAAGGAAACTTTCTTCGACCAAATTATCACTAGTCTAATTACTGTGATGAGTGGATTTTTAGTTGCGGCGGCTATCGCCATACCCCTCGGCATCGTTTTAGGTTTAAGCAAAACCTTAAACACTGCTATCAATCCGATTGTGCAAATATTTAAACCGGTGTCGCCACTGGCGTGGTTACCACTAGTCACAATGGTGGTTAGCGCCGTCTATGTTTCTCCAGATCCTTTAGTAGCAAAATCATTTTTAAACTCGATGATCACAGTAACACTTTGTAGTCTATGGCCCATGGTTATCAATACTGCTGTTGGTGTTGCGGCAATCGACACCGACTTAATTAATGTTAGTCGCGTGCTACGTCTACACCCACTCAAGCATGTTCAGAAGATTGTATTACCAGCCTCTATACCAATGATATTTACAGGTATGCGCTTGTCCCTCAGCATCGCCTGGATGGTACTCATTGCAGCGGAGATGCTCGCTCAAAATCCGGGCCTGGGAAAGTTTGTGTGGGATGAGTTTCAAAATGGTAGCTCCAATTCATTAGCACGAATTATGGCTGCAGTTATTGTTATTGGCTTTATCGGGTTTCTATTGGATCGCTGCATGCTTGAACTTCAGAAGCTCGCTTCATGGGATAAAAATTCAGTCTCCCGTTAA
- a CDS encoding ABC transporter ATP-binding protein → MNPILEISDVGMQFPTNKGAFTALENVNLKISKGEFVSLIGHSGCGKSTVLNIVAGLYQATQGGVILNGKEVSEPGPERAVVFQNHSLLPWLSAYQNVELAVKQVFGRSSSPEKKSKAEMREWIEHNLRLVHMDHAMHKRPDEISGGMKQRVGIARALAMQPDVLLMDEPFGALDALTRAHMQDSLMEIQARLNNTVIMITHDVDEAVLLSDRIVMMTNGPAATIGEILDIDLDRPRDRLALADDPNYTHLRAEVLKFLYEKQRKVENFMPSNSDGNKSINTRKNKAA, encoded by the coding sequence ATGAACCCCATTCTTGAAATAAGTGATGTAGGAATGCAATTTCCTACCAACAAAGGTGCTTTTACCGCACTTGAAAATGTCAATTTAAAAATATCTAAAGGTGAGTTTGTTTCTCTGATCGGTCACTCTGGGTGTGGCAAGTCTACTGTTTTAAATATTGTTGCCGGCTTATATCAGGCGACCCAAGGCGGGGTCATTCTCAATGGAAAAGAGGTATCAGAGCCTGGACCTGAGCGCGCTGTAGTTTTTCAAAACCATTCATTACTGCCATGGTTAAGCGCCTACCAGAATGTGGAGCTAGCAGTTAAACAGGTTTTCGGTCGCAGTTCTTCACCTGAGAAAAAAAGCAAAGCCGAAATGCGCGAGTGGATTGAGCACAACTTACGCCTGGTTCATATGGACCATGCCATGCACAAACGACCTGATGAAATATCAGGTGGCATGAAACAACGTGTCGGTATTGCTCGCGCGCTGGCAATGCAGCCCGACGTGTTGCTAATGGACGAACCATTTGGCGCCCTTGATGCACTAACACGCGCCCACATGCAAGATTCTTTAATGGAGATTCAAGCACGGCTCAACAATACCGTAATTATGATCACCCACGATGTTGATGAAGCAGTTTTGTTATCCGACCGCATTGTGATGATGACCAATGGACCAGCAGCCACAATTGGTGAAATTCTGGATATCGATCTCGATCGTCCAAGAGACCGACTGGCTTTAGCAGATGATCCAAACTATACCCATCTTCGTGCCGAAGTCCTCAAATTTTTATATGAAAAGCAGCGCAAGGTCGAAAATTTTATGCCCTCAAATAGTGATGGCAATAAATCTATAAACACACGAAAAAATAAAGCGGCATAA
- a CDS encoding CmpA/NrtA family ABC transporter substrate-binding protein → MKFVRKNFSKNLLQLAKLAISFFTLAASFSSASYAEKIGWPEKEELTFGFIKLTDMAPIAIAYEKGYFEDEGLYVTIEAQANWKVLLDGVIDGRLDGAHMLAGQPLAATMGFGTKAHIITPFSMDLNGNGITVSNEVWKQMKANIPKMADGRPVHPIKADALKPVVEKYKAEGKPFNMGMVFPVSTHNYELRYWLAAGGIHPGYYAPHKGDTSGKINAEAFLSVTPPPQMPATLEAGTIYGYCVGEPWNQQAVFKGIGVPVITDYEIWKDNPEKVFGITQEFSEKYPNTTLRLTRALIRAAKWLDENDNANRPAAVKILSQSNYVGADYDVIANSMTGTFEYEKGDKREVPDFNVFFRYNATYPYYSDAIWYLTQMRRWGQIAEDKTDSWYIGMAKKVYRADIYTTAAQSLIADGLIPATEFPDFATEDGFKPEQSDFIDGVTYNGKKPNDYINKFSIGLKKGDVL, encoded by the coding sequence ATGAAATTTGTTAGGAAAAATTTTTCAAAGAATTTATTACAGCTGGCAAAACTAGCCATAAGTTTTTTTACCCTGGCAGCTTCATTTAGCTCCGCAAGCTACGCAGAAAAAATTGGCTGGCCAGAAAAAGAAGAATTAACTTTCGGTTTTATCAAGCTAACCGATATGGCTCCTATCGCTATTGCCTATGAAAAAGGTTACTTCGAAGACGAAGGGCTTTACGTCACTATTGAAGCCCAAGCAAACTGGAAAGTTTTGTTGGACGGCGTTATTGACGGCCGACTTGATGGCGCTCATATGCTAGCTGGGCAACCACTTGCGGCAACTATGGGGTTTGGTACTAAGGCTCATATCATTACGCCTTTTTCTATGGATCTAAATGGTAATGGCATCACCGTTTCCAATGAAGTCTGGAAACAGATGAAAGCTAATATACCGAAAATGGCAGATGGCAGACCTGTTCACCCGATTAAAGCTGACGCCTTAAAACCGGTAGTAGAAAAATATAAAGCCGAAGGGAAACCATTCAATATGGGCATGGTATTTCCTGTCTCAACACACAATTATGAACTTCGTTATTGGTTAGCCGCTGGTGGTATTCACCCGGGTTACTATGCACCTCATAAAGGTGATACTTCCGGAAAAATTAATGCAGAGGCGTTTTTATCGGTAACCCCACCACCACAAATGCCCGCCACTTTAGAGGCCGGTACCATTTATGGCTACTGTGTCGGTGAACCCTGGAACCAACAAGCCGTTTTTAAAGGAATTGGTGTACCGGTTATTACCGATTATGAAATATGGAAAGATAATCCAGAAAAAGTTTTTGGAATCACACAGGAGTTTTCTGAAAAATATCCAAATACTACACTTCGTTTAACCCGCGCATTGATTCGAGCGGCCAAATGGTTGGATGAAAACGACAATGCTAATCGCCCTGCCGCAGTAAAAATTCTTTCTCAATCCAATTATGTTGGCGCCGATTACGATGTCATTGCAAACAGCATGACTGGTACGTTTGAGTATGAAAAAGGCGACAAACGTGAAGTCCCTGACTTTAATGTGTTCTTTCGGTACAACGCCACCTATCCATACTACTCGGATGCTATTTGGTACCTAACCCAAATGCGCCGTTGGGGACAAATAGCCGAAGATAAAACTGATAGCTGGTATATAGGAATGGCTAAAAAAGTTTATCGCGCGGATATCTATACCACTGCCGCACAATCCTTGATCGCAGACGGCCTTATCCCCGCGACAGAATTTCCTGACTTCGCTACCGAAGATGGATTCAAACCTGAACAGTCTGACTTTATTGATGGCGTTACATACAACGGCAAAAAACCAAATGACTATATCAACAAGTTTTCGATTGGCCTTAAAAAAGGTGATGTGCTTTAA
- a CDS encoding bacterioferritin-associated ferredoxin: MFLLNGHLWLSKASSNAKSWPATAIVCQCNKISQMHITKAIDSGCDSVATIVDKTRAGSVCGSCKPLLQQLLGDEAPLDKDKFWAPVLVSSVMALLLTILLIWMPALTIPNSVQLEASLGGIWNDKFWKQVTGFTLLGLSAAGLLMSLRKRIHNMQLGDFAYWRTLHIVLGLLCASILILHTGFHLGVHLNRYLMVNFLLVVGLGTLAGIAVACSHRLSPANGLQLRKTLSWFHLLVSWPLPLLLAVHILSVYYF; encoded by the coding sequence TTGTTTTTACTCAATGGGCATCTTTGGTTAAGTAAGGCATCCAGTAACGCTAAAAGCTGGCCAGCTACAGCTATTGTATGTCAATGCAACAAAATTTCTCAAATGCATATAACCAAAGCCATTGATAGTGGTTGTGATTCTGTAGCCACTATTGTTGATAAAACCCGTGCAGGAAGTGTATGCGGATCATGTAAACCTTTATTACAACAACTGCTCGGCGATGAAGCGCCACTGGATAAAGATAAATTCTGGGCACCTGTTTTAGTAAGCAGTGTTATGGCGCTGCTACTCACAATTCTACTTATCTGGATGCCTGCGCTAACCATTCCCAATAGTGTGCAGCTGGAAGCAAGCCTTGGCGGCATCTGGAACGATAAATTCTGGAAACAAGTTACCGGATTTACCTTACTAGGCCTATCTGCAGCGGGCTTATTAATGTCGCTACGAAAACGAATTCACAATATGCAGCTAGGCGATTTCGCCTATTGGCGCACACTCCATATCGTGCTTGGTTTATTGTGTGCATCAATACTGATTTTACATACGGGTTTTCATTTAGGCGTGCATTTAAACCGCTACCTCATGGTTAATTTTTTATTAGTGGTTGGCCTGGGCACATTGGCTGGCATTGCCGTCGCCTGCAGCCATCGTTTGAGCCCAGCCAATGGCCTGCAATTACGCAAAACGCTGAGCTGGTTTCATCTACTGGTCAGCTGGCCACTGCCATTATTACTGGCTGTACATATTCTGTCAGTTTATTATTTTTAG
- a CDS encoding alginate export family protein, with protein sequence MIKFQPGLLALAISSIVFSSTSFAADSISEALKAATVFGDFRLRYEDVDNDVIDSDGLTLRSRIGFKSADYKGFSTLVEVEDVRDVAGIDDEGNLIPDPEVTEIDQAFIQYKGDGYMAKAGRQVITLDGHRFVGDVGWRQDRQTFDAVRSQIDVSEKLKLDISYIFKRNRIFAEDMDAKSSDLLLNAAYQTPIGKIVGYGYLLDDDTRDEKSDTFGASLSGATAGDISFLYHIEAATQSIEDSGVDYDAEYFFAEGGIKFSGITAKLGYEVLGSDDGQASFTTPLATLHKFNGWNDIFLGGSFNPTAMPNGLVDTYISVGTKISGIAVAAVMHEYEAEEGSADYGDEMGFVVSKGFSNGVSTGLKYSSYDADTFSSDTDKLWIWVGAKF encoded by the coding sequence ATGATTAAATTTCAGCCTGGTCTTTTGGCTTTAGCTATTAGCAGTATCGTATTTTCTTCTACTAGTTTTGCTGCGGACTCTATATCAGAGGCACTAAAGGCTGCCACTGTTTTTGGCGACTTTAGATTACGCTATGAAGATGTCGACAATGACGTTATCGACAGTGACGGCCTTACCCTGCGCTCGCGCATTGGCTTTAAATCAGCAGACTACAAAGGGTTTTCAACTCTTGTAGAAGTTGAGGATGTCCGCGACGTTGCTGGTATTGATGATGAAGGCAATTTAATCCCTGACCCTGAAGTCACAGAAATAGACCAGGCCTTTATCCAATATAAAGGGGATGGATATATGGCTAAAGCCGGTCGCCAGGTCATTACTCTTGATGGCCATCGCTTTGTAGGTGATGTTGGCTGGCGTCAGGACAGGCAAACGTTTGATGCAGTAAGGAGCCAAATTGATGTTTCTGAAAAACTAAAACTGGACATTTCTTATATCTTTAAACGCAACCGTATCTTTGCTGAAGACATGGATGCTAAATCCAGTGACTTGCTACTCAATGCAGCTTACCAAACACCTATTGGTAAAATTGTTGGCTACGGTTATTTACTGGATGATGATACCCGCGATGAAAAGTCAGATACTTTTGGCGCTAGCCTATCTGGTGCGACAGCTGGTGATATTAGTTTTTTATACCATATTGAAGCTGCCACTCAGTCAATCGAAGATAGCGGCGTTGACTATGATGCCGAATATTTTTTTGCTGAAGGTGGTATTAAATTTTCGGGTATTACCGCTAAATTAGGTTACGAAGTGCTCGGGTCAGATGACGGCCAGGCAAGTTTTACCACTCCCTTGGCTACACTGCATAAATTTAATGGCTGGAACGATATTTTTCTCGGCGGTAGCTTTAACCCTACGGCCATGCCCAATGGTTTAGTCGACACCTATATCAGTGTAGGCACGAAAATTTCGGGCATAGCAGTCGCTGCAGTAATGCATGAGTACGAAGCTGAAGAAGGCTCGGCAGACTATGGGGATGAAATGGGCTTTGTCGTCAGTAAAGGATTCAGCAACGGTGTTAGCACTGGCCTTAAGTATTCCAGCTATGATGCAGATACTTTTAGCAGTGACACCGACAAACTCTGGATTTGGGTTGGCGCTAAATTCTAA